The nucleotide sequence TCGAGCATCGCGCCCAGGGGCTACTTCCTGGTGGGCGGTCAGAGCTACTCGCCGGGCACGGGGGGGCCGGCCCGGGACGCGAACTGGGGCACGACGTTCCTCCTGAGCGCCAGCGGCGGCGGCCACGTGCGCATCGGTACCGCGGCGCTGACCACGGACCCCGACGACCCGACGGCGGTGGACACGGTGGGCTACGGCACCGCCAACCGGCCGGAGGGCTCGGCCATCCCGTCCATCCCCGCAGCCGCCGGCAGCTTCGAGCGCAAGGCGACGGCTGCCTCCACCGCCACCACCATGCAGTCAGGTGGCGCGGACGCGCTGAAGGGCAACGCGTACGACTCGGACAACAACGCCGCCGACTTCATCCTCCGGACGACGCGCGACCCGCAGAACAAGGCGAGCCCCAGCGAGCCGTAGGAGCCGGGGCCTCATGGCGCCCCTACCGCCAGTGCGCGCGGTAGGGGCTGGAAATACCGCTCGGGCCGGGCCATAAGCGTCCCGTGCGAGTCGTGTCGTGGAATGTGAACGGGCTGCGCTCGGTCCACCGCAAGGGCTTCCTCCCATGGCTGAAGGGGGCCCGGGCGCAGGTGGTGGCCGTGCAGGAGGTGCGCGCCCGCGCCGACCAGCTCCCCGAAGAGGTGCGCGCTCCGCCCCGGTGGAAGACGCACTTCGTCGCGGCGGAGCGGCCCGGCTACAGCGGCGTGGGGCTGTTCTGCCGGCTCGAGCCGGATGACGTCACGACGGTGCTGGGGATAGGAGAGCTGGACGTGGAGGGGCGGCTGCAGATTGCCCGCTTCGGCAAGCTCACCGTGGTGAACGGCTACTTCCCCAACGGCAACGGCAAGGACCGCGACCTCAGCCGCATCCCCTACAAGCTGACCTTCTACCGGCGCCTCTTCGAGCGGCTGGAGAAGCCGCTGCGCGACGGGCACCGCGTGCTGGTGGTGGGAGACTTCAACACCGCGCACCAGGACATCGACCTGGCGAGGCCCCGCGAGAATCGCGAGACGAGCGGCTTCCGGCCCGAGGAGCGCGAGGAGTTCGACCGCTGGATTCGCGCCGGCTGGGTGGACACCTTCCGCCACTTCCACAAGGCGCCCGGGCACTACTCCTGGTGGAGCCAGCGCGTGGGCGTGCGGGAGAAGAACATCGGCTG is from Pyxidicoccus xibeiensis and encodes:
- a CDS encoding exodeoxyribonuclease III, translating into MRVVSWNVNGLRSVHRKGFLPWLKGARAQVVAVQEVRARADQLPEEVRAPPRWKTHFVAAERPGYSGVGLFCRLEPDDVTTVLGIGELDVEGRLQIARFGKLTVVNGYFPNGNGKDRDLSRIPYKLTFYRRLFERLEKPLRDGHRVLVVGDFNTAHQDIDLARPRENRETSGFRPEEREEFDRWIRAGWVDTFRHFHKAPGHYSWWSQRVGVREKNIGWRIDYVLASPAAMAYVQKAGIHPDVLGSDHCPVSVDLDPAVR